A single Vanacampus margaritifer isolate UIUO_Vmar chromosome 14, RoL_Vmar_1.0, whole genome shotgun sequence DNA region contains:
- the LOC144063956 gene encoding blastula protease 10 isoform X3, giving the protein MLLLFAAILCWAGFPQAGRCVPAQLRDEGVLAKALEYTNKNPETLAGLVDDEVAEGDMLLEHFRNAVDRTWPSTNIAYDIDYNLRFRSEDIRIALNMISFHTCLSFQRRRSEADYLFFKRGVGCASYVGFRGGKQEVHVGRTCMVGNIVHEVLHALGFYHEHTRNDRENYIAILPANIMKGHHKNFRKQFGETFQLPYDLPSIMHYGSTFFSANGRPTIVAKVRDDNMGQRFAMTPTDVKRVRLLYKCD; this is encoded by the exons ATGCTGCTGCTGTTCGCTGCCATTTTGTGCTGGGCCGGTTTCCCGCAGGCGG GCCGCTGCGTGCCGGCACAACTCCGGGACGAAG GCGTGCTGGCCAAAGCGCTGGAGTACACCAACAAGAACCCGGAGACGCTCGCAG GCCTGGTGGACGACGAGGTGGCGGAAGGCGACATGCTTCTTGAG CATTTTCGCAACGCGGTCGACAGAACCTGGCCTTCCACAAACATCGCATATGACATCGATTACAACTTGC GCTTCCGCAGCGAGGACATCAGGATTGCTCTGAACATGATCTCCTTCCACACCTGCTTGTCCTTCCAGCGGCGCCGCAGCGAGGCCGACTACCTCTTCTTCAAACGCGGCGTCGG GTGCGCGTCGTACGTGGGCTTCAGGGGCGGCAAGCAGGAAGTGCACGTGGGCCGAACCTGCATGGTGGGCAACATCGTCCACGAGGTCCTCCACGCGCTGGGCTTCTACCACGAGCACACCAGGAATGACCGCGAGAACTACATCGCCATCTTGCCTGCTAACATCATGAAAG GACATCATAAAAACTTCCGGAAGCAATTTGGAGAAACTTTCCAGCTGCCGTATGACCTGCCATCCATCATGCACTACGGCAG CACCTTCTTCTCGGCCAACGGGCGGCCCACCATCGTGGCCAAGGTGAGAGACGACAACATGGGCCAGCGCTTCGCCATGACGCCCACCGACGTGAAGAGAGTTCGTCTGCTCTACAAATGCG ACTAA
- the LOC144063956 gene encoding astacin-like metalloprotease toxin 1 isoform X2, whose protein sequence is MLLLFAAILCWAGFPQAGRCVPAQLRDEGVLAKALEYTNKNPETLAGLVDDEVAEGDMLLEHFRNAVDRTWPSTNIAYDIDYNLRFRSEDIRIALNMISFHTCLSFQRRRSEADYLFFKRGVGCASYVGFRGGKQEVHVGRTCMVGNIVHEVLHALGFYHEHTRNDRENYIAILPANIMKGHHKNFRKQFGETFQLPYDLPSIMHYGSTFFSANGRPTIVAKTKWPRWRKRSGWNLRPRRRQSSMGTCMTSPTASAAQSPLEGEGKPKQTPANVEIKSTLPSRQVRLDSSFHE, encoded by the exons ATGCTGCTGCTGTTCGCTGCCATTTTGTGCTGGGCCGGTTTCCCGCAGGCGG GCCGCTGCGTGCCGGCACAACTCCGGGACGAAG GCGTGCTGGCCAAAGCGCTGGAGTACACCAACAAGAACCCGGAGACGCTCGCAG GCCTGGTGGACGACGAGGTGGCGGAAGGCGACATGCTTCTTGAG CATTTTCGCAACGCGGTCGACAGAACCTGGCCTTCCACAAACATCGCATATGACATCGATTACAACTTGC GCTTCCGCAGCGAGGACATCAGGATTGCTCTGAACATGATCTCCTTCCACACCTGCTTGTCCTTCCAGCGGCGCCGCAGCGAGGCCGACTACCTCTTCTTCAAACGCGGCGTCGG GTGCGCGTCGTACGTGGGCTTCAGGGGCGGCAAGCAGGAAGTGCACGTGGGCCGAACCTGCATGGTGGGCAACATCGTCCACGAGGTCCTCCACGCGCTGGGCTTCTACCACGAGCACACCAGGAATGACCGCGAGAACTACATCGCCATCTTGCCTGCTAACATCATGAAAG GACATCATAAAAACTTCCGGAAGCAATTTGGAGAAACTTTCCAGCTGCCGTATGACCTGCCATCCATCATGCACTACGGCAG CACCTTCTTCTCGGCCAACGGGCGGCCCACCATCGTGGCCAAG ACTAAGTGGCCAAGGTGGCGGAAGCGTAGCGGTTGGAACCTGCGGCCACGCCGGCGCCAGTCTTCAATGGGCACTTGTATGACGTCGCCGACCGCATCCGCCGCGCAGTCCCCGCTGGAGGGTGAAGGGAAACCAAAGCAAACACCCGCCAATGTTGAAATAAAATCCACTTTGCCATCACGACAAGTGCGACTTGATTCGAGTTTTCACGAGTGA
- the scarb1 gene encoding scavenger receptor class B member 1: protein MAVNKSKVALGLMVAGVLLLVFGTVLVIVGPLIIDEQIVKNTVIDPNNEMSYHMWKDIPVPFYMSVYFFNVLNPKEVLNGEKPMLEQRGPYVYRKHCQKDNITFHANNTVSYREYRSYFFEADMSAGNESDVVTIPNMLVLGAAVMMENLPFAVRLLMSATFKTFKEGPFLTKTVGELMWGYDSGLVDFLNKYLPGMLPSTGKFGLFSEFNNSDTGLFTIFTGQDDIRNVHKVDSWNGLTKLNYWRTPQCNMINGTAGQMWPPFMSKRSTLPFYSPDACRSMELVYQRSGSMKGIPLYRYVAPKTLFANGSDYAPNQGFCPCRQSGLLNVSSCRQNSPVFISHPHFFNADPVLLDFVHGLRPDEDRHGLFIDIHPQTGVPLNVSIRLQLNLYIKRVSAITETGKLPETIMPMIWFEESGFIDGPVLDTFHTNLVVLPAVMDVVTYGFIALGLAAVLIGVLLRCRIRKASRQQSAHGNGAPQKSVQEKSDK from the exons ATGGCGGTGAACAAAAGCAAAGTGGCGCTGGGCTTAATGGTCGCCGGGGTCCTCCTGCTGGTGTTCGGGACCGTCCTGGTCATCGTGGGTCCGCTCATCATCGACGAGCAAATCGTTAAG AACACGGTGATCGACCCCAACAACGAGATGTCGTATCACATGTGGAAGGACATCCCGGTGCCGTTCTACATGTCCGTCTACTTCTTCAACGTTCTCAACCCCAAGGAGGTCCTGAACGGCGAGAAGCCCATGCTGGAGCAGCGAGGGCCTTATGTGTACAG GAAGCACTGCCAGAAGGACAACATCACCTTCCACGCCAACAACACGGTGAGCTACCGAGAGTACCGGAGCTACTTCTTCGAGGCCGACATGTCGGCCGGAAACGAGTCGGACGTGGTCACCATCCCCAACATGCTGGTGCTG GGGGCGGCGGTGATGATGGAGAACCTCCCGTTTGCCGTGCGCCTGCTGATGAGCGCCACCTTCAAGACCTTCAAGGAGGGCCCCTTCCTCACCAAGACGGTGGGCGAGCTCATGTGGGGCTACGACAGCGGCCTGGTGGACTTCCTCAACAAGTACCTGCCCGGAATGCTGCCCTCCACTGGGAAGTTTGGACTCTTTAGCGAG TTCAACAACTCGGACACGGGCCTGTTCACCATCTTCACCGGTCAGGACGACATCCGCAACGTGCACAAGGTGGACTCCTGGAACGGCCTCACCAAG CTCAACTACTGGCGGACGCCGCAGTGCAACATGATCAACGGCACGGCGGGTCAGATGTGGCCGCCCTTCATGAGCAAACGCTCCACGCTGCCCTTCTACAGTCCCGACGCCTGCAG GTCGATGGAGCTGGTGTACCAGCGGTCGGGCAGCATGAAGGGCATCCCCTTGTACCGCTACGTGGCGCCCAAGACGCTCTTCGCCAACGGCAGCGACTACGCCCCCAACCAGGGGTTCTGCCCCTGCCGCCAGTCGGGCCTGCTCAACGTCAGCAGCTGCCGGCAGA ATTCTCCCGTCTTCATTTCGCATCCTCACTTCTTCAACGCCGACCCCGTCCTGCTGGACTTTGTGCACGGCCTCCGTCCCGATGAGGATCGGCACGGACTTTTCATCGACATTCACCCT CAAACGGGCGTCCCGCTCAACGTGTCCATCCGCCTGCAGCTCAACCTTTACATCAAGCGAGTGTCGGCAATTAC cGAGACGGGAAAGCTCCCCGAGACCATCATGCCCATGATCTGGTTTGAGGAG AGCGGCTTCATCGACGGGCCCGTCCTGGACACCTTCCACACCAACCTGGTGGTCCTGCCCGCCGTCATGGACGTGGTCACGTACGGCTTCATCGCGCTCGGCCTCGCCGCCGTCCTCATCGGCGTCCTGCTCAGGTGCAGGATCCGCAAG GCAAGCCGGCAGCAGTCGGCTCACGGCAACGGCGCCCCGCAGAAAAGCGTGCAGGAAAAGTCAG ACAAGTGA
- the LOC144063956 gene encoding astacin-like metalloprotease toxin 5 isoform X1, protein MLLLFAAILCWAGFPQAGRCVPAQLRDEGVLAKALEYTNKNPETLAGLVDDEVAEGDMLLEHFRNAVDRTWPSTNIAYDIDYNLRFRSEDIRIALNMISFHTCLSFQRRRSEADYLFFKRGVGCASYVGFRGGKQEVHVGRTCMVGNIVHEVLHALGFYHEHTRNDRENYIAILPANIMKGHHKNFRKQFGETFQLPYDLPSIMHYGSTFFSANGRPTIVAKVRDDNMGQRFAMTPTDVKRTKWPRWRKRSGWNLRPRRRQSSMGTCMTSPTASAAQSPLEGEGKPKQTPANVEIKSTLPSRQVRLDSSFHE, encoded by the exons ATGCTGCTGCTGTTCGCTGCCATTTTGTGCTGGGCCGGTTTCCCGCAGGCGG GCCGCTGCGTGCCGGCACAACTCCGGGACGAAG GCGTGCTGGCCAAAGCGCTGGAGTACACCAACAAGAACCCGGAGACGCTCGCAG GCCTGGTGGACGACGAGGTGGCGGAAGGCGACATGCTTCTTGAG CATTTTCGCAACGCGGTCGACAGAACCTGGCCTTCCACAAACATCGCATATGACATCGATTACAACTTGC GCTTCCGCAGCGAGGACATCAGGATTGCTCTGAACATGATCTCCTTCCACACCTGCTTGTCCTTCCAGCGGCGCCGCAGCGAGGCCGACTACCTCTTCTTCAAACGCGGCGTCGG GTGCGCGTCGTACGTGGGCTTCAGGGGCGGCAAGCAGGAAGTGCACGTGGGCCGAACCTGCATGGTGGGCAACATCGTCCACGAGGTCCTCCACGCGCTGGGCTTCTACCACGAGCACACCAGGAATGACCGCGAGAACTACATCGCCATCTTGCCTGCTAACATCATGAAAG GACATCATAAAAACTTCCGGAAGCAATTTGGAGAAACTTTCCAGCTGCCGTATGACCTGCCATCCATCATGCACTACGGCAG CACCTTCTTCTCGGCCAACGGGCGGCCCACCATCGTGGCCAAGGTGAGAGACGACAACATGGGCCAGCGCTTCGCCATGACGCCCACCGACGTGAAGAGA ACTAAGTGGCCAAGGTGGCGGAAGCGTAGCGGTTGGAACCTGCGGCCACGCCGGCGCCAGTCTTCAATGGGCACTTGTATGACGTCGCCGACCGCATCCGCCGCGCAGTCCCCGCTGGAGGGTGAAGGGAAACCAAAGCAAACACCCGCCAATGTTGAAATAAAATCCACTTTGCCATCACGACAAGTGCGACTTGATTCGAGTTTTCACGAGTGA